TCTTTTAATGTCGCAGTCGAgtttataaaattacattaattatcatatttaatttaaaataaacttattaaaaacatCTCACAATTTCTTCGTAAACTCAATTCTCTCAGGCTTCGCTCTATCTATCTTCGCTTTCTCCTTCACAAGGACACGCGAAGGCACTCTCTCCTTCGCTTCTTCCGTCGCTTCGAGAAGAAACGCCTGCTTCGCTGGCGAGTGCACGGTAACCGAAGCTTCCTTAGCCGTTACTTCCTTATCGCCTACTTCCTTTATTACCGGCTTGGATATATCCCCTTTAGTTACTGGTTTCGGTGGTAATTTAGGTTTTTCTGACTCGATAGAAACGGTATATTTCTCGTTAGATCCAGGGCTTGGTTTGTCATTTGGTTTCAAGTTGACAGTGTAGCCGTTCTTTATTAAGGCATTTTTTATTTCCACCATTGCGCTTCGTACTAACATTATCTGGTAGAGTTGAGTTCCTGGAATACAATGAGAGTATTTTAAATAgagttatttttagattttctaCGGCAATGCCACTGAATTCATTATTGTTATAAAACGATTAAAATTGTGTCAATGACATTCGTATTAATCACTCCACTGACCAGGAACCCAACAGGAACCTTGGTATTACGTAGTATCCTTTTTAAAGTTACATTATTTTAGGACGGCTTTTCCCTAGCATTGAACTCGTATAATGACAGAAAGACCAAACCAGATCTAGACTTACCAACACTAGCTACAATGAGTAGCTCCGGTATGACCTCCAGGGCTCCAATGACCACGGAGTATATCATGATAGCCAACGTGAGGACCCCCAAGGCGTAGTACAAATACGCTCGGAGGAGCACTATATCATTCTGAAATCAATAAACGGTACATTAGCAACATAGATAAATATATGTTATATGATGTTATACAATAACTATATGAAGATTAAGTTATCAGCAAAAGCGCTGCATCCTaaagatacaatacaatactctttattgcacacctcacacagTTTACAATAcgtttataatagttatttacgatacaagtgcgaaaaagaggaaattcgaaacgagtggcgataaattaaaacacgaccgaagggagtgttttaaatcgacacgagttgcgaattacctattcgcacgtgtatcgtacaacgttttacagtacatatg
This window of the Cydia fagiglandana chromosome 15, ilCydFagi1.1, whole genome shotgun sequence genome carries:
- the LOC134671131 gene encoding uncharacterized protein LOC134671131 — translated: MYISVHQLAGGGCVAMERFGEYVKKSVLNFKLQQCCWVASVRTGALTLACLNIILGLTVLVEISKGEEASFTPLLLQALSETTDKEEEGPDFIPSCIIAYAMEIASNALVICAMWRNDIVLLRAYLYYALGVLTLAIMIYSVVIGALEVIPELLIVASVGTQLYQIMLVRSAMVEIKNALIKNGYTVNLKPNDKPSPGSNEKYTVSIESEKPKLPPKPVTKGDISKPVIKEVGDKEVTAKEASVTVHSPAKQAFLLEATEEAKERVPSRVLVKEKAKIDRAKPERIEFTKKL